A region of the Lycium barbarum isolate Lr01 chromosome 1, ASM1917538v2, whole genome shotgun sequence genome:
TTTTGGCGGCATCAAAGGCGTTCCGATTCAAGAAGTGCATTTCCTCTCCTCGGTTCGTATGTTTCTGTCTTTATTTGCTTTTATGACTTTCTGACAGTTGATGATGTGCTTACAGGTGGTGGTGAACTACATGTATCCTAAATTCAGCAGTCTTCTTCTTCTAATGATGTTATAATTGTTTCCCTAAATTGTATACTGGCTTTGTTAAAATATATATTGGGTGTTTTTATCACTTGGCTTGAACTTCTCTGACATTTCCTCTTTGGCCCTCAGGTCAACAACCGGAGAATCCTCTTATGCTGCTTGGGCAATATAGTGACGACGAAGTGGATGATGAATCAGTTGAAGGACTTAAACGTGCTGCTTCAGAGGATTCTTCCCTTGATCATGAAGACAAGGTGAGCTGTAGCTATTTTATTCATTTGCTGTCGGCCACATAATTTGTAGGTTGACAATGATATGAAGGTGAATTATAACCTTAAATCAAAAGAAAGGTTCTCTGTTTGTGTATTCATTATGAACTTCCTCAGTTTGACTCCCACTTATTTACACTGTGCTTCAACTGGTGACTTTTTATCCAGCTCTTAGCTCCTCTTACTACTCTGCAAATACCACTTCCAATACATCTGTGATTATGATCCCTCCTAAAGTTCCAATTACTGACACTATTGAAACGCAAATTATGCTGTTTTTATTAGATGCTTTCTTTGAAAGTTTGTTGTTTTGGTTATGCTAATAATTATATTCTTTTGGGTTACTGATTAAGTTACCATTCTTTGTTAGCCTGACATTGCCTCCACTTCCAGTACATTTTGATTTCTATTCAGCTTCACTTTGTAGATGGGAGAAGTGACTTTCATGCAGTTGATCTAATAGTTTTGTTTTTGTGTCCATTTCTCTCAGGGAAAGCGAGCTGGGGACGAGGAAAATAATGTTAATGGGGAAATTGGTTCTACTGTTatggaagttgaagagaaagctATTGACAGTAGCTCTGATCTACCAAGTCCTTCAGATAGACCTGCAGAAGATAGTTCTAAAGAAAACAATGCTTCTGACTCAGTTGATTTACATGCACAGTTGAGTGTGTTGGAGCAAATTACTGCTCCTGCAACTTTGGATGCACAGACTCTAGGAGATGCAAGTGCAGAATGGAAGATGGTGTTGCACGAAGAGAGTAATCAGTACTATTATTGGAACACAGTAACAGGAGAGACTTCGTGGGAAGTGCCTCAGATATTGGGTCATGCAGCTGAACCGAGGTTAGAAGAGAAAGTTACTACTGAAACTGAATGCATAGGCAGCGGCACCTCTGAGAACTTAGAATCCTCTGCAAAAATGGATATGGACATTAGACAGACTGGCGTCAACTATAGCGACATCAATGAATACAGACAGCCAATAGATGACAACTTACAAGATAAGAAAGGAGACAATGATGAGGACCAGAGCGGCACAATAAATGACTCTGAACAAATTGATTCACAATGCAATGAAACATCTTCCCCTGGTGGATCTCTTTCTTCAGGACAATCAGATCATGCTTCTGTGGGTCATGTGAATGGGTCAGGTGAAGATCCCACAAAGTATAGGGATGCAGATTATGTTCCAGAAGATGAAAATAGGGATGCAGATTTTGTTCCAGAAGATGAAACTGAGGCAGACTTTTCCTCTGACCTGATAAAACACTGTGAACGCTTGCTAGAGCAATTGGAGACCATGAAAGGGTATGCTGCTGAGGTTTTTATGTACTTCTCCTTGGATCTTTAATCCTAAGTCCTAACTCTCATTTTTCTTATTGCATGTCTGAAAAGTTTCTAAGCGGATCTTTCCACCTCTCCCTTTCTTGTGCTCCTTCCCTTGTTCGTTTTTACTGATCTATTTCCTGTTCAACAGGCCCGAATTTTACGTGCAGCATGATCGAATTTCAAAATATGCATTGGAACTTGAGATTAGGCTGGCTGATATTAGGTCCTTGGCCTGTAATGGGCTGTCATTGCTTCCCTTCTGGGTGCACTCTGAGAGGAAGATAAAACTGCTAGATTCAGAAATTAATCAACTTTGTGGGCTATTCTTGTCTGGACAACAGAATGATGTTGAGGCTTGTCATGAATCCCACAGTGGCAGTGATCATATCCAGGATGCAAATGAAGAGAGGCCAAGTCATCCTTCCACTGGGTATGCTGGATTTAACTTGGTTATTTTAAATGTGAAGTACATGATAATTTCTCTCTtcttataatgataatgatgctgCTTCTTGTCTAACCTACTTGCACATTCTTTCAGTGATGCAAGTGAGGAAGGTGGGGCCACTGGTGTCACTGTGAAGGAAGATTTAACTCCTCAAACAGTGCTTCATCCGACTGAAGAAGTAGACATGGATGTGGATATGGAAGTTGAAGATACAGAACCTTCAAGCAGCTTAACTGTGGGGGATGCACTGCATGCCCCAAATCATGCCCCTGTGGACGGACCAAGTCTGTCAGTGCAACAGACAAAATTGGAGTCCTCGATCCTGGATCAAACACCTAGCATTCCTCCTCCACCTGATGAAGACTGGATTCCTCCTCCACCTCCTGATAATGAACCTTTTCCGCCACCACCACCTGATGAACCTCTAGATCACACACATGCTCTTCCTTCAGATATGGAATCAGTTCAACCTTTTACTTACAACTTAGCTTATCCTGATTCAACATTCGAATACTATGGGCAAACTAATCCTGAAGTTGCTAGTAGTTTATATGCAACCTCTGACGGTCAGATAGCTGTTACTCATCACCCATTATATTATCAAATCCCAAATGCATTTGGTGCTGCTCCTGTGGCGATCAACCATGTTGACCCCAGTGCATACTATGGCCATCAGGATGGAGTACTGCAGCCTGTCTCTGTAGTCTGTGGTACAGAGTCTTCTGGCCTTCCATCTATACCAGTTCATGAAAATGTTGCCCCTGATGCAATTCCATCCTTAGATGTCAACGGGGGGTCACGATCTGATTTATCAGCGAAATCTAAGGCTGATGTACCTGTTAATTTGGAGAATGAAAAGACGTCTTTTGATGTTCCTGGTACACAATCCTCTTTGCTAGCTACAGGAACCGCATCAGCAATGGAGGGTGTTGGTGCGTCTTCAACATCTGTTATCACTGGCGCTGTTGCCACTGCTTCAACTGCCCCCTCAAAGGTTAAATCGAAAGGTAAGTTGGGCAATCTTAAATTTGTGTGTGCTTGGTTGTAAGTTGCAATTCTTGTATTTTTAGTATGTCATTAATATGCAGAGGCATTTTCTGCTGCATATTAATGTGGAACCCTTCCTCATGCTTACTAAAGGAGTTTCTCCAATAGATACGAAGCTTACCATTCTGATTTTGTGTTCTTTTTCTCTTCAGTTTTGCGTAAAAAGCGGACTGTGGGTGTGGCGTCCACATTAAGGTCTAATAAGAAAGTGTCGAGCTTGGTTGACAAGGTAACTGCCTTCACTTGGTGCTTCCCTTCCCAGGTCCTGGAAGATTGCCATAGTTTTTCTTAAAGGATTCTCATAATGCTTATTCATTTCATTAGTGGAAAGC
Encoded here:
- the LOC132627807 gene encoding uncharacterized protein LOC132627807 isoform X1, which translates into the protein MGRRKERKLAAKIGAGRRVKLDLFAEPSGDLGGSSVQDEVGGEEESKSPAELPNSPSSSGQQPENPLMLLGQYSDDEVDDESVEGLKRAASEDSSLDHEDKGKRAGDEENNVNGEIGSTVMEVEEKAIDSSSDLPSPSDRPAEDSSKENNASDSVDLHAQLSVLEQITAPATLDAQTLGDASAEWKMVLHEESNQYYYWNTVTGETSWEVPQILGHAAEPRLEEKVTTETECIGSGTSENLESSAKMDMDIRQTGVNYSDINEYRQPIDDNLQDKKGDNDEDQSGTINDSEQIDSQCNETSSPGGSLSSGQSDHASVGHVNGSGEDPTKYRDADYVPEDENRDADFVPEDETEADFSSDLIKHCERLLEQLETMKGPEFYVQHDRISKYALELEIRLADIRSLACNGLSLLPFWVHSERKIKLLDSEINQLCGLFLSGQQNDVEACHESHSGSDHIQDANEERPSHPSTGDASEEGGATGVTVKEDLTPQTVLHPTEEVDMDVDMEVEDTEPSSSLTVGDALHAPNHAPVDGPSLSVQQTKLESSILDQTPSIPPPPDEDWIPPPPPDNEPFPPPPPDEPLDHTHALPSDMESVQPFTYNLAYPDSTFEYYGQTNPEVASSLYATSDGQIAVTHHPLYYQIPNAFGAAPVAINHVDPSAYYGHQDGVLQPVSVVCGTESSGLPSIPVHENVAPDAIPSLDVNGGSRSDLSAKSKADVPVNLENEKTSFDVPGTQSSLLATGTASAMEGVGASSTSVITGAVATASTAPSKVKSKVLRKKRTVGVASTLRSNKKVSSLVDKWKAAKEELHAEEEEERESALEKLEKKRQREIEEWRAQQIASGEAKANANFQPLGGDWRERVKRKRAEKMKEVEKQPCEENGQPDLDFLSRGLPSGWQAYWDDSSKQVYYGNAVTSETAWNRPTN
- the LOC132627807 gene encoding uncharacterized protein LOC132627807 isoform X2 — its product is MLLGQYSDDEVDDESVEGLKRAASEDSSLDHEDKGKRAGDEENNVNGEIGSTVMEVEEKAIDSSSDLPSPSDRPAEDSSKENNASDSVDLHAQLSVLEQITAPATLDAQTLGDASAEWKMVLHEESNQYYYWNTVTGETSWEVPQILGHAAEPRLEEKVTTETECIGSGTSENLESSAKMDMDIRQTGVNYSDINEYRQPIDDNLQDKKGDNDEDQSGTINDSEQIDSQCNETSSPGGSLSSGQSDHASVGHVNGSGEDPTKYRDADYVPEDENRDADFVPEDETEADFSSDLIKHCERLLEQLETMKGPEFYVQHDRISKYALELEIRLADIRSLACNGLSLLPFWVHSERKIKLLDSEINQLCGLFLSGQQNDVEACHESHSGSDHIQDANEERPSHPSTGDASEEGGATGVTVKEDLTPQTVLHPTEEVDMDVDMEVEDTEPSSSLTVGDALHAPNHAPVDGPSLSVQQTKLESSILDQTPSIPPPPDEDWIPPPPPDNEPFPPPPPDEPLDHTHALPSDMESVQPFTYNLAYPDSTFEYYGQTNPEVASSLYATSDGQIAVTHHPLYYQIPNAFGAAPVAINHVDPSAYYGHQDGVLQPVSVVCGTESSGLPSIPVHENVAPDAIPSLDVNGGSRSDLSAKSKADVPVNLENEKTSFDVPGTQSSLLATGTASAMEGVGASSTSVITGAVATASTAPSKVKSKVLRKKRTVGVASTLRSNKKVSSLVDKWKAAKEELHAEEEEERESALEKLEKKRQREIEEWRAQQIASGEAKANANFQPLGGDWRERVKRKRAEKMKEVEKQPCEENGQPDLDFLSRGLPSGWQAYWDDSSKQVYYGNAVTSETAWNRPTN